The following proteins are encoded in a genomic region of Candida albicans SC5314 chromosome 4, complete sequence:
- the RPL20B gene encoding 60S ribosomal protein eL20 (Ribosomal protein L20; repressed upon phagocytosis by murine macrophage; alternatively spliced intron in 5' UTR; Hap43-induced; Spider biofilm repressed), producing the protein MSRLNEYQVIGRNLPTESVPEPKLFRMRIFAPNTVVAKSRYWYFLQKLHKVKKASGEIVSVNIISEAKPTKVKTFGIWLRYESRSGIHNMYKEYRDVTRVGAVETMYQDLAARHRARFRSIHILKVVELEKTDDVKRQYVKQFLTKDLKFPLPHRVQKSKKLFQATAPTTFY; encoded by the coding sequence ATGTCTAGATTAAACGAATATCAAGTTATTGGTCGTAATTTACCAACTGAATCCGTTCCAGAACCAAAGTTGTTCAGAATGAGAATTTTTGCTCCAAACACCGTTGTTGCCAAATCAAGATATTGGTATTTCTTGCAAAAATTGCATAAAGTTAAAAAAGCTTCTGGTGAAATTGTATCTGTCAACATTATTTCTGAAGCTAAACCAACTAAAGTTAAAACTTTTGGTATTTGGTTAAGATATGAATCCAGATCTGGTATTCATAACATGTACAAAGAATACAGAGATGTTACTAGAGTTGGTGCTGTTGAAACCATGTACCAAGATTTAGCTGCTAGACACAGAGCTAGATTTAGAAGTATCCATATTTTgaaagttgttgaattagaaaaaacTGATGATGTTAAAAGACAATACgttaaacaatttttgactaaagatttgaaattccCATTACCACACAGAGTCCAAAAATCTAAGAAATTGTTCCAAGCTACTGCTCCAACCACTTTCTACTAA
- the PWP1 gene encoding rRNA-processing protein (Putative rRNA processing protein; Hap43-induced; repressed in core stress response), with protein sequence MISSSTWVPRGFAAEFPEKYELDDEEMERINAMANLELNDAKEQLAEAEGEEETEDNDSGNAPKTSKLVEQIEIDDDLKEYDLENYDNDEDQDDGNNLGNTKISMFPGLSNTDAKLLQDESGEGDKYLSLPTELDEQEEKKENQIYPTDNLVLATRTEDDISWLDIYIYDDGAGAPIGAEEEEEDKLDIDVANGMIRESNLYVHHDIMLPAFPLCVEWINYKPGQESSNIGNFAAIGTFDPQIEVWNLDFVDKAFPDVILGEPNKNSFIAKKNKKSKKKKKGGQHITTHHVDAVLSLSHNKIHRSILASTSADKTVKLWDLNSATAVCSFDKIHHNKTVSSSQWHSQEASILLTGGYDSTAAVTDVRISASESSSSSDSSKHYSVVAGEEVENVRWDLSKPELFYAGTDNGNVYSFDIRQDSKPLWTLHAHDAGISSLDVNNYVPGMLITSAMGEKVVKLWKCPSSSDENNTTKKQGPSMVLSRDFGVGNVLTTSYAPDIEVAGNVVIGGITGGLKMWDAFSNSSVRNGFREELIVLQNNARQEAKKNGRASRIARKYNSNSNKEEIMTVEAGGLKDESDSDSDEGEDVPIEMQEKEEEDDDDDEGMSDDDEN encoded by the coding sequence atgatttcttcaaGTACTTGGGTTCCAAGGGGTTTTGCTGCAGAATTCCCAGAGAAATATGAattagatgatgaagaaatggAAAGAATCAATGCCATGGCCAATTTAGAACTTAATGATGCCAAAGAACAATTAGCAGAAGCAGAaggtgaagaagaaacagaaGACAATGATTCGGGGAATGCCCCAAAAACATCTAAATTAgttgaacaaattgaaatagatgatgatttaaaagaatatgatttagaaaattatgataatgatgaagacCAGGATGATGGAAATAATTTAGGAAATACTAAAATCTCCATGTTCCCAGGTTTATCCAATACTGATGctaaattattacaagatGAAAGTGGAGAAGgtgataaatatttatctttACCAACTGAACTagatgaacaagaagaaaagaaagaaaatcaaatttatccAACTGataatttagttttagcTACTAGAACTGAAGATGATATATCTTGGTTggatatttatatttatgaTGATGGTGCTGGTGCTCCAATTGGtgctgaagaagaagaagaagataaacTAGACATTGATGTTGCCAATGGTATGATTAGAGAATCAAATTTGTATGTACACCATGATATCATGTTACCTGCTTTCCCATTATGTGTTGAATGGATTAATTATAAACCAGGTCAAGaatcatcaaatattgGTAATTTTGCTGCTATTGGTACTTTTGACCCTCAAATTGAAGTTTGGAATTTagattttgttgataaagcATTCCCTGATGTTATTTTGGGTgaaccaaataaaaattcattcatagctaaaaagaataaaaaatccaaaaaaaagaaaaagggtGGTCAACATATTACTACTCATCATGTCGATGCAGTTTTATCCTTGTCACATAATAAAATCCATAGATCAATATTGGCATCGACATCTGCTGATAAAACTGTGAAATTATGGGATTTGAACAGTGCTACTGCTGTTTGTTCGTTTGATAAAATTCATCATAATAAAACTGTTTCATCTTCTCAATGGCATTCACAAGAAGCATCTATTTTATTGACAGGTGGGTATGATTCTACTGCTGCTGTCACTGATGTAAGAATATCTGCATCTGAAagttcatcatcatcagatTCTTCTAAACATTATTCCGTGGTTGCAGgagaagaagttgaaaatGTTAGATGGGATCTTTCTAAACCAGAATTATTTTATGCCGGTACTGATAATGGTAATGTATACAGTTTTGATATCAGACAGGATTCTAAGCCATTATGGACTTTACATGCTCATGATGCCGGAATTTCTTCATTGGACGTTAATAATTATGTTCCAGGTATGTTGATTACTAGTGCCATGGGTGAAAAAGTAGTCAAACTTTGGAAATGCCCTTCATCGTCTGATGAAAAtaacaccaccaaaaaacAAGGTCCTTCCATGGTTTTGTCGAGAGattttggtgttggtaACGTGTTAACCACAAGTTATGCTCCTGATATTGAAGTTGCTGGTAATGTAGTCATTGGTGGTATAACAGGAGGATTGAAAATGTGGGATGCATTCAGTAATAGCTCAGTTAGAAATGGGTTTAGAGAAGAATTAATAGTATTACAAAATAATGCTAGACAAGaagcaaagaaaaatggaCGTGCTTCCCGAATTGCTAGAAAATATAACAGCAATAgtaataaagaagaaatcatGACTGTTGAAGCCGGTGGTTTGAAAGATGAATCGGATTCTGATAGTGATGAAGGTGAAGATGTACCTATAGAAAtgcaagaaaaagaagaagaagatgatgatgatgatgaaggcATGtcagatgatgatgaaaattaa
- a CDS encoding SCF ubiquitin ligase complex subunit (Ortholog(s) have role in SCF-dependent proteasomal ubiquitin-dependent protein catabolic process, cellular response to methylmercury and SCF ubiquitin ligase complex localization) yields MSSVNNADISIMSNPTTSDSLSSLDQQAISLFEQAIKKESQGLMSDAVDLYRKSFKINEQVDKLYRSIHLPNALHKLQNERGKNYITKVDEHKVAKINVDKLLDSFRHVEAVAPDLLNGELSGFEGEMTIKFANMNINHHHHHHHHHDMVAAAVVSPLVHLPNDIWTYILEILIHCSPESWFKMSTTCKKFAYLGFGQSTIWREICQLIYPYQKYEENQFYLQNPTLTSSIDDSDLPIPLNQLQILPQYNDSWKFMLHNRPFIKFLGCYISVVNYYSEGGKAEFSNAWSNPVKTITYYRYLRFYRDGTVVKVLSVLPPDQVVPYLSKHNKVLPSSISELGKPIFLHDENKESHKIYLGKWTISSTGEIHIIIENGSVSYLTFHYWFQIKSLGHINKHAKLTWVRYNSVRKPTQTITADGEETIDDRVGEIMEFSIRNEKAFKFSRVKSYTHTN; encoded by the coding sequence ATGAGTTCTGTAAATAACGCAGATATATCCATCATGCTGAATCCGACAACATCAGACAGTCTTTCCTCATTAGATCAACAAGCAATTTCATTGTTTGAACAAgcaatcaaaaaagaatctCAAGGACTTATGTCTGATGCTGTTGATTTATACagaaaatcatttaaaataaatgaacAAGTAGATAAACTTTATCGATCAATTCATTTACCGAATGCTTTAcataaattacaaaatgaaAGAGGTAAAAATTATATCACTAAAGTAGATGAACATAAAGTTGCAAAAATCaatgttgataaattacTTGATAGTTTTAGACATGTTGAAGCAGTTGCCCCTGATCTTTTAAATGGAGAATTGAGTGGGTTTGAAGGTGAAATGACTATAAAATTTGCCAATATGAATATaaaccatcatcatcatcatcatcatcatcatgaCATGGTGGCAGCGGCGGTAGTATCACCACTAGTTCATCTACCTAACGATATTTGGACATACATTTTAGAAATACTTATTCATTGTTCCCCAGAATCATGGTTTAAAATGTCTACAACATGCAAGAAATTTGCATATTTAGGGTTCGGACAATCTACAATATGGCGTGAAATATGTCAACTTATTTATCCTTATCAGAAATATGAAgagaatcaattttatttacaAAACCCAACTTTGACCAGCTCAATAGATGACTCGGATCTACCAATACCACttaatcaattacaaataTTACCACAATATAATGATTCTTGGAAATTTATGCTTCATAATAGAcctttcatcaaatttttagGATGTTATATATCGGTAGTTAATTATTATAGTGAAGGGGGTAAAGCTGAATTTTCCAATGCATGGTCAAACCCAGTAAAAACAATTACATATTATAGATATTTAAGATTTTATCGTGATGGGACAGTTGTTAAAGTTTTATCAGTACTACCACCAGATCAAGTTGTCCCCTATCTACTGAAACATAATAAGGTATTACCGAGTTCAATATCTGAATTGGGCAAGCCAATATTTTTACATGATGAAAATAAGGAAAGTCACAAGATATATTTGGGTAAATGgacaatttcttcaactgGGGAAATTcatatcattattgaaaatggatCAGTGTCATATTTAACATTTCATTACTGgtttcaaataaaatctTTGGGTCATATCAATAAACATGCAAAACTTACATGGGTTAGATACAATTCAGTTAGAAAACCAACACAAACTATAACTGCTGATGGTGAAGAGACAATTGATGATAGAGTAGGTGAAATAATGGAATTTTCTAttagaaatgaaaaagcCTTTAAATTTCTGAGAGTTAAAAGTTATACCCACaccaattga
- a CDS encoding oxidoreductase (Ortholog(s) have carbonyl reductase (NADPH) activity, serine 3-dehydrogenase activity and cytosol, nucleus, ribosome localization) encodes MSFGRKAAERLANRSILITGASSGIGEACAKVFAEASNGQIKLILGARRKERLIKLSDTLIKQYPNIKIHHDFLDVTIKDSISKFIAGIPTDFEPDVLINNSGKALGKEQVGELKDEDITEMLDTNVVGVIRMTQAVLPLLKKKNYADVVFIGSIAGRVAYKNGGGYCASKAAVRSFVDTFRKETIDTGIRVIEVDPGAVLTEFSVVRYKGDTEAADAVYTGTEPLTPEDVAEVVVFAASRKQNTVIADTLIFPNHQASPDHVYRKPN; translated from the coding sequence ATGTCATTTGGTAGAAAAGCTGCAGAAAGATTAGCCAATCGATCAATTCTTATCACTGGTGCCTCTTCAGGAATTGGTGAAGCATGTGCCAAAGTATTTGCTGAAGCATCAAATGgtcaaattaaattaattttaggagcaagaagaaaagaacgattaattaaattatccgatacattaattaaacaatatcCTAATATTAAAATTCATCATGATTTCTTAGATGTTACTATTaaagattcaatttcaaaatttattgCTGGAATTCCTACTGATTTTGAACCCGATGtattaatcaataatagTGGTAAAGCTTTAGGTAAAGAACAAGTTGGAGAATTAAAAGATGAAGACATTACGGAAATGTTAGATACTAATGTTGTGGGAGTTATTCGTATGACTCAAGCCGTTTtaccattattgaaaaagaaaaattatgCTGATGTTGTTTTCATTGGTAGTATTGCTGGACGGGTTGCCTATAaaaatggtggtggttatTGTGCTTCAAAAGCTGCTGTTCGTAGTTTTGTCGATACATttagaaaagaaaccaTTGATACTGGTATTAGAGTAATTGAAGTTGATCCAGGTGCAGTTCTTACTGAATTTAGTGTTGTTCGTTATAAAGGTGATACTGAGGCTGCTGATGCTGTTTATACTGGTACAGAACCATTGACTCCAGAAGATGTTGCTGAAGTGGTTGTATTTGCTGCTtcaagaaaacaaaataccGTTATTGCTGATACTTTGATTTTCCCAAATCATCAAGCTTCTCCTGATCATGTTTATAGAAAACCCAACTAA
- a CDS encoding uncharacterized protein (Protein required for thiolation of uridine at wobble position of Gln, Lys, and Glu tRNAs; has a role in urmylation; S. cerevisiae ortholog has a role in invasive and pseudohyphal growth): MPESTNTIINSSVKKIKLSALCELCHGRKAVMKRPKNLMKLCKECFYNIFETEIHNTIISNDLFYRGEKIAIGASGGKDSTVLASILKTLNERYDYGLNLVLLSIDEGIKGYRDDSLATVKRNQKQYDMPLEIVSYKDLYNWSMDEIVACAGIRSSCTYCGVLRRQALDRGAEKLGIKHVVTGHNADDVAETVLMNLLRGDVARLESSTNIMTTSAGSPIKRSKPFKYTYQKEIVLYAHYKKLDYFSTECTYAPEAFRGTARELLKSLESIRPSCIMDIIYSGEHLVLAPKKQKRKTVAYKNKNKNKKKSNSEQEEQEKQEQEVNPDGSISLNRNGIKKDGNTCEKCGYLSSNKICKACMLLNGLEINRAKVTIDNNSAIDGAAKLTKKLEQLSF; this comes from the coding sequence ATGCCAGAATCGACAAATACAATCATTAACAGTTCtgtcaaaaaaatcaaattaagTGCTCTTTGTGAATTATGTCATGGTAGAAAAGCGGTAATGAAAAGACCcaagaatttgatgaaattatgTAAAGAATGTttttataatatatttGAAACTGAAATTCATAATACTATTATCTCGaatgatttattttatcGTGGAGAAAAAATTGCTATTGGAGCATCAGGAGGTAAAGATTCTACAGTATTAGCATCTATTCTTAAAACATTAAATGAACGATATGATTATGGATTAaatttagtattattatctaTTGACGAAGGAATTAAAGGATATCGAGATGATTCATTAGCCACGgtgaaaagaaatcaaaaacaatatgATATGCCATTAGAAATTGTATCATATAAAGATTTATATAATTGGTCGATGGATGAAATTGTTGCTTGTGCAGGGATAAGATCAAGTTGTACATATTGTGGAGTATTACGTCGTCAAGCTTTAGATCGAGGAGCCGAGAAATTGGGGATTAAACATGTTGTCACGGGACATAATGCTGATGATGTTGCTGAAACggtattgatgaatttattaaGAGGTGATGTGGCAAGATTAGAAAGTTCTACTAATATTATGACTACTTCAGCGGGATCTCCCATTAAACGATCAAAACCTTTCAAATACACTTATCAAAAGGAAATTGTATTGTATGCCCATTATAAGAAATTAgattatttttcaactgAATGTACTTATGCCCCAGAAGCATTTAGAGGTACAGCTAgagaattattgaaatctttAGAAAGTATTCGTCCATCTTGTATTATGGATATCATATATAGTGGTGAACATTTAGTGCTAGCACCTAAAAAGCAAAAACGGAAAACCGTTGCCTataagaataaaaataagaacaagaagaaatcaaacaGTGAACAAGAggaacaagaaaaacaagaacaagaagtGAATCCTGATGGATCTATATCTTTGAATCGAAATGGAATTAAAAAAGATGGTAATACATGTGAAAAATGTGGTTAtctttcatcaaataaGATTTGTAAAGCATGTATGTTATTGAATGGATTGGAAATAAATCGAGCTAAAGTGACgattgataataattctgCTATTGATGGTGCAGCAAAGCTTACTAAGAAATTAGAACAATTGagtttttaa
- a CDS encoding uncharacterized protein (Protein present in exponential and stationary growth phase yeast cultures), producing MISPKYSATHYYLSAKALSGAKTAPHIINLYLDYNCPFSAKLFLKLYNTVIPNLEKTHPGRFQFVFVNVIQPWHTNSNLLTEFALAYAKLLREKETEVDGDIDSIKAFWDFSEKLFENKEKFYDTANIELTRNQIYEQIYNVVTSGLELKVSKEKILTELIIKPSEVPSNAGNGATADVKYFTKYLRGVGVHVTPTVSIDGIVDDSVSSGSSEDDLVKLFESKL from the coding sequence ATGATATCTCCAAAATATTCTGCTactcattattatttatcgGCCAAAGCATTATCTGGAGCTAAAACTGCCCCtcatattatcaatttatatttggATTATAATTGTCCATTTAGTgccaaattatttttgaaattatacAATACTGTTATCCccaatttagaaaaaaCCCATCCTGGtagatttcaatttgttttcgTCAATGTTATTCAACCTTGGCATACCAAttctaatttattaacTGAATTCGCCTTAGCTTATGCCAAATTACTTCGTGAAAAAGAGACAGAAGTTGATGGtgatattgattcaattaaagCCTTTTGGGATTTTtctgaaaaattatttgaaaataaagagAAATTTTATGATACAgcaaatattgaattgacaagaaatcaaatttatgaacaaatttataatgTTGTCACATCTGGTTTGGAATTGAAAGTTTCTAAAGAGAAAATATTGACCgaattgattattaaacCAAGTGAAGTTCCAAGTAACGCTGGGAATGGGGCTACTGCAGATGTCAAATATTTTACCAAATATCTCAGAGGAGTTGGTGTTCATGTTACACCTACTGTCAGTATTGATGGGATTGTAGATGATTCTGTTTCAAGCGGTAGTTCTGAAGACGATTTGGTCAAATTATTTGAGAgtaaattataa
- the NIP1 gene encoding translation initiation factor eIF3 subunit c (Putative translation initiation factor; mutation confers hypersensitivity to roridin A and verrucarin A; genes encoding ribosomal subunits, translation factors, and tRNA synthetases are downregulated upon phagocytosis by murine macrophage), protein MSRFFVSGYTSDSSSEEEDLLSTSEEELLSSSDEGEDNESDSSFFGEDDDESEESSSDDEDGRPSGPAYFLKKSFLKGAGGDDSDSDSDDEGRKVVKSAKDKLLDDMKSSIEIINSNKYNNNWSIVLGEFDKFGRFLIRCNQTNLGTPKFYIKLLTSLDNSITETSNNERDDKTLKADEARAFNTLRQRIKKQIREFQVYYDLYKENPEEFDENEDEPLESVQAGLNDNVKNEADNSNVGALASNRVLSPIFHTLKTISESRGKKNIDKLEQIATLEKLLEANVSKSSPFELISIYQMLLSVRFDASSNQAFMPLEQWQKNEQDLGKLLDLLEANVDTYQVSELGSTTDDIDIEPVANAQGVKVIFGSITSSIDRLDDELTKSLQHTDPHSTEYVERLKDESTIYNLIVRGQAYVESITPEDVKYKSEQLARIVLRRLEHIYYKPKQLIKANEEEAWRNIEYNSSIVSKGSSVDEVIDQLTEFLQKQQKNKTYGKHAILFSIYYYAVNSQYEKAKELFLRSQFYSNINSAESSLQVQYNRALVQLGLSAFRAGSIEESHKILNEIVNSQRSKELLGQGFNSKFPNQATVLERQKLLPFHQHINLELLECVFMTCSLLIEIPTLAAIANNHKDSKRKNASLKSFKSKLDFHDRQFFTGPPESIKDHIVHASIALQKGDWLKSYNLLSSIKIWKLFPDNDKLLAMMKNQLQIEGLRTYIFTYKSVFKKLSIEKLQQIFQLSKDEVVSILEKMITTGNVSGGEIIDNKFISFTSTTEPQRSKLQELAIVLNEKIQLLTEKNEKTQSNGYGKKQQNKDQQNQQQQNQNQNQQQQQNQQQQQQQQSSQQQSNNILSEESANKFRYANVNSNNDEFQATA, encoded by the coding sequence ATGTCTcgtttttttgtttcagGATACACTTCTGACTCTTCTTCTGAAGAGGAGGATTTATTGAGTACTTCTGAAGAAGAGttattatcttcttctgaTGAAGGAGAAGACAACGAATCAGATAGTTCATTTTTTGGtgaagatgatgacgaATCAGAAGAATCTAGttctgatgatgaagatggtCGACCATCTGGTCCAGCatattttttaaagaaatcatttttaaaagGAGCTGGAGGAGATGATTCTGACAGTgatagtgatgatgaaggtCGTAAAGTTGTTAAATCAGCtaaagataaattattagatgatatgaaatcttcaattgaaattataaattccaacaaatataataaCAATTGGAGTATAGTTTTAGGTGAATTTGATAAGTTTGGTAGATTTTTGATTAGATGTAATCAAACCAATTTGGGTACACcaaaattttatattaaaTTGTTGACTAGTTTAGATAACTCCATAACTGAAACTAGTAATAATGAAAGAGATGATAAAACATTAAAAGCTGATGAAGCCAGAGCTTTCAATACTTTGAGACAAAGAATTAAGAAACAAATAAGAGAATTCCAAGTTTATTATGATTTGTATAAGGAAAATCCagaagaatttgatgaaaatgaagatgaacCATTAGAATCTGTTCAAGCTGGTCTTAACGATAATGTTAAAAATGAAGCTGATAATTCTAATGTTGGTGCTCTTGCGTCAAACAGAGTATTGAGTCCTATTTTCCATACTTTGAAAACTATTTCCGAAAGTCGTGGTAAAAagaatattgataaattggaaCAAATTGCTACtttggaaaaattattagaagcAAATGTTTCTAAAAGTTCAccatttgaattgatttctaTTTATCAAATGTTATTATCAGTTAGATTTGATGCTTCATCTAATCAAGCTTTTATGCCTTTGGAACAATGGCAAAAGAATGAACAAGATTTAGGTAAATTATTGGATTTGTTGGAAGCTAATGTTGATACTTATCAAGTTTCTGAATTGGGTTCAACTActgatgatattgatattgaacCAGTTGCTAATGCCCAAGGTGTTAAAGTTATTTTCGGATCAATCACTTCTTCTATTGATAGATTGGACGATGAATTGACCAAATCTTTACAACATACTGACCCACATTCTACTGAATATGTTGAAAGATTGAAGGATGAAAGTACTATTTACAATTTGATTGTTAGAGGTCAAGCATATGTTGAATCCATAACTCCAGAAGATGTCAAGTATAAATCTGAACAATTGGCAAGAATTGTTTTGAGAAGATTGGAACACATTTATtataaaccaaaacaattgattaaagctaatgaagaagaagcttGGCGTAATATTGAATACAATTCATCTATTGTCAGTAAAGGTTCTTCAGTTGATGAAGttattgatcaattgacggaatttttacaaaagcaacaaaaaaacaaaacttaTGGGAAACATGCTATACTATTCtccatttattattatgctGTCAATAGTCAATATGAAAAGGctaaagaattatttttgaGATCTCAATTTTATAGTAACATCAATTCTGCTGAATCTTCTTTACAAGTTCAATATAATCGTGCTTTAGTTCAATTAGGTTTAAGTGCTTTTAGAGCAGGTAGTATTGAAGAATCTcataaaattttgaatgaaattgtCAATTCTCAAAGATCTAAAGAATTATTGGGTCAAggtttcaattctaaattCCCCAATCAAGCTACTGTTTTGGAAAGacaaaaattattaccatTCCATCAACATATtaatttggaattattGGAATGTGTATTTATGACTTGttctttattaattgaaattccAACTTTGGCTGCTATTGCTAATAATCATAAGGATTCAAAACGTAAAAATGCTTCATTGAAATCTTTCAAAAGTAAATTGGATTTCCATGATAGACAATTTTTCACTGGTCCACCAGAAAGTATTAAAGATCATATTGTTCATGCTTCCATTGCTTTACAAAAAGGTGATTGGTTAAAGAGTTACAATTTATTGTCATCTATCAAGATTTGGAAATTGTTTcctgataatgataaattattggccatgatgaaaaatcaattacaaattgAAGGGTTAAGAACTTATATTTTCACTTATAAATCAgttttcaagaaattatcgatagaaaaattacaacaaatttttcaactttcAAAAGATGAAGTTGTTTCCATATTAGAAAAAATGATTACTACTGGAAATGTTAGTGGAGGAGAAATCATTGATAACAAGTTTATAAGTTTCACTTCAACTACTGAACCACAAAGATCtaaattacaagaattggCTATTGTGTTGAATGAAAagattcaattattaactgaaaagaatgaaaaaacaCAATCTAATGGTTATGgtaaaaaacaacaaaacaaagatcaacaaaatcaacaacaacaaaaccaaaaccaaaaccaacaacaacaacaaaaccagcaacaacaacaacaacaacaatcatctcaacaacaatcaaataatatcTTGTCTGAAGAATCTGCTAATAAATTTAGATATGCCAATGttaattctaataatgatgaatttcAAGCTACAGCTTAG